One window of Saimiri boliviensis isolate mSaiBol1 chromosome 4, mSaiBol1.pri, whole genome shotgun sequence genomic DNA carries:
- the MDC1 gene encoding mediator of DNA damage checkpoint protein 1 isoform X3, producing MEDTQAIDWDIEEEEETEQSCESLGCNPEPVGRLRIFSGAHGPEKDFPLYLGKNVIGRMPGCSVALPFPSISKQHAEIEISAWDKAPILRDSGSLNGTQILRPPKVLIPGVSHRLRDQELILFADLPCQYRRVDVPLPFVSRGPLTVEETPRVQGGTQPQRLLLAEDSEEEVDSLSERCVVKKSRTTSSSMGMIVPDSDEEGNSPVLGGPGLPFAFNLSSDTDPENQQLATEEASSAARRGAAIEPEQSEAEVTTEIQLEKKQPSVKERDDDTEVKRGAGNGIVPAGVMLEKSQSPAEDSDTDVDDDSRPPGRPAEVRLERVQPLGFIDSDTDVEEQGIPATLTVVPMKKRKIFHGVGIRGPGGPGLAHLQESQAGSDTDTEEGKAPQAAPLEKSQASMVINSDTDDEEEVSAALTLARLKESQPALWNRDAEEDMAQPVVLLQRSQTTTGRDSDTDVEEEELPVENREALPEGHTKIRALVRAHSGKNEPSFRDSVKSVEADKSSPGIHLERSQASTTVDINTQVEESAMVSMQGTNQTDVEADSEDLDLQATQCFLERENQNLEAVQSMEDEPTQTFMLTPPQDPGPSHCSFQTPGSLDEPWEVLATQPFCLRESKDSETQPFDTHLEACGSCLSPPRAIPGDQHPESPVHTEPMGIQGREMQTVDKDMGIPKERMAPERAPLERETEKLLPERQTDVTGEEELTRGIQDREQKQLLARDSQRQESGKKEESASPKRDRESLKVEIEISEEIQEKEVEKQTLPSKTIEREVERPVADRECEPAELEGKVPKVILERGTQRREPEGRSQDQKRQASSPTLEPGVGAREFPESVSAPIPSGSQSGGRGSPVSPRRHQKGLNCKMPPAEKASRIRAAKKASRGDQESPDACLPPTVPETSAPPLKPLNSQSQKRLAPQPLLSPFPPSVELTIPKTRQNGNQEAPETPLSSELEPFHPKPKIITRKSSRITPFPATSAALEPHPSTSTAQPDTPKPTSQATRGQTNRSSGKTPETVVPTAPELQPSTSTDQPVTPEPIFQATRGRKNRFSVKNPETIVPTAPEPHPSTSTDQPVTPKPTSQATRGKTNRSSGKTPETVVPTAPELQPSTSTDQPVTPEPTSWATRGRTNRSSVKTPESTVPVAPELPPSTSTDQPVTPEPTSRATRGRTNRSSVKTPESTVPVAPELQPSISTDQLVTPEPTSQATRGRKNRSSVKNPERVVPTAPELQASTSTDHPVTPEPTSPATRGRKNRSSVKTPETVLPIASELQASVSTDQPITPEPTSQATRVRKNRSSVKTPETVVPIASELQASVSTDQPITPEPTSQATRVRKNRSSVKTPETVVPIASELQASVSTDQPITPEPTSQATRGRKNRSSVKTPGTVVPIASELQASASTDQPVTPEPTSQATRGRRNRSSVKTPETVVPIASELQASASTDQPVTPEPPSRTSRGRTNRSSVKTPESVVPTAPELQPSTSTDQPVTPEPTSQTTRGRTNRSSVKTLKSVPTAPELQVSTSTDQPVTPEPASRTTRGRTNRSSVKTPESAVPIAPELQPSTSTDQPVTPEPTSRATRGRTNRSSVRTPEPVIPTAPEPLPTTSIDQPVTPKPTSRATRGRVNRSSVKTSKPVEPVASNLEPLIPTDQPVTPEAIAQGGQSKTLRSSIVSAVSVPTTPEFRSPVTTDQPISPEPIPQASCSKRQRVIGNPGSLKAPIDRKPCSAPLEPKSWASRNQRWGAVRETESLTAITEPASPQLLETLTHASQIQKVEARGRSRFTPEPQPKASQSRKRPFATMDSQPLQKQPQREEVSQKTVFLKEELEDTTKWPGKEEDVMTPKPGKRKRDQAEEEPNRIQSRSLRRTKLTQESTAPKVLFTGVVDAQGERAVLALGGSLAGSAAEASHLVTDRIRRTVKFLCALGRGIPILSLDWLHQSRKAGCFLPPDEYVVTDPEQEKNFGFSLQDALSRARERRLLEGYEIHVTPGVQPPPPQMGEIISCCGGTVLPSMPRSYKPQRVVITCPQDFPRCSVPRRVGLPLLSPEFLLTGVLKQEAKPEAFVLSPLEMSST from the exons ATGGAGGACACTCAGGCTATTGACTGGGACattgaagaagaggaggagacgGAGCAATCCTGTGAATCCTTGGGGTGTAACCCAGAGCCAGTAGGGCGGCTACGTATCTTTAGTGGTGCCCATGGACCAGAAAAAG ATTTCCCACTATACCTTGGGAAGAATGTGATAGGCCGAATGCCTGGCTGCTCTGTGGCCCTGCCCTTTCCATCTATCTCCAAACAACATGCAGAGATTGAAATCTCAGCCTGGGACAAGGCACCTATCCTCCGAGACTCTGGGAGCCTTAATGGTACTCAAATCCTGAGGCCTCCTAAGGTTTTGATTCCTGGGGTGAGTCACCGTCTGAGGGACCAGGAATTGATTCTCTTTGCTGACTTGCCCTGCCAGTACCGTCGCGTGGATGTCCCCCTGCCCTTTGTCTCCCGGGGCCCTCTGACTGTAGAAGAGACACCCAGGGTACAGGGAGGAACTCAACCCCAGAGGCTTCTGTTGGCTGAGGACTCAGAGGAGGAAGTAG ATTCTCTTTCTGAAAGGTGTGTGGTAAAAAAATCAAGGACGACATCTTCCTCCATGGGAATGATAGTTCCAGACAG TGATGAAGAGGGGAATTCCCCTGTCCTGGGTGGCCCTGGGCTGCCTTTTGCCTTCAATTTGAGCAGTGACACAGATCCAGAAAATCAGCAACTAGCCACAGAGGAGGCCTCCTCAGCTGCCAGAAGAGGTGCTGCTATAGAGCCAGAGCAGTCTGAAGCTGAAGTCACAACTGAAATCCAGCTTGAAAAGAAGCAGCCTTCAGTGAAGGAGAGGGATGATGACACAGAAGTCAAGAGGGGTGCAGGGAATGGGATTGTTCCAGCTGGGGTGATGCTGGAGAAGAGCCAATCTCCTGCAGAGGACAGTGACACAGATGTGGATGATGACAGCAGGCCTCCTGGAAGGCCAGCTGAGGTCCGTTTAGAAAGGGTTCAGCCTCTTGGCTTCATTGACAGTGACACTGATGTAGAAGAACAGGGGATCCCAGCAACCCTAACTGTAGTTCctatgaagaagaggaagatctTCCATGGAGTTGGTATAAGGGGTCCTGGAGGACCAGGGCTGGCCCATCTGCAGGAGAGTCAGGCTGGTAGTGATACAGATACGGAGGAGGGCAAGGCCCCACAGGCTGCCCCTCTTGAGAAAAGCCAAGCTTCCATGGTGATCAATAGTGATACAGATGATGAGGAAGAAGTCTCAGCAGCGCTGACTTTAGCACGTCTGAAAGAGAGTCAACCTGCTCTATGGAACAGAGATGCAGAAGAGGACATGGCCCAACCTGTGGTCCTTCTCCAGAGAAGCCAAACCACCACTGGGCGAGACAGTGACACAGatgtggaggaggaagagctcCCAGTGGAAAATAGAGAAGCTCTCCCCGAGGGTCACACAAAGATTAGAGCCCTTGTTAGAGCACATTCAGGAAAAAACGAGCCTTCATTTAGGGACAGTGTTAAGAGTGTGGAAGCAGATAAGAGTTCACCTGGGATCCACCTGGAGAGAAGCCAAGCCTCCACCACAGTGGACATCAACACACAAGTGGAGGAGTCAGCCATGGTGTCTATGCAGGGGACAAATCAAACAGATGTGGAAGCAG ATTCTGAAGATCTGGACCTACAAGCTACCCAATGCTTTCtggagagagagaatcagaaCCTAGAAG CAGTCCAGAGTATGGAGGATGAACCTACCCAGACCTTCATGTTGACTCCACCCCAAGACCCTGGCCCTTCCCATTGCAGCTTCCAGACACCAG GTAGCCTAGATGAACCATGGGAGGTCCTGGCTACACAGCCATTCTGTCTGAGAGAGTCCAAGGACTCTGAGACCCAGCCTTTTGACACCCACCTTGAGGCCTGTGGATCTTGCCTGTCTCCACCTAGGGCAATACCAGGAGACCAACATCCAGAGAGCCCAGTCCACACAGAGCCAATGGGGATTCAAGGCAGAGAGATGCAGACTGTGGATAAAGATATGGGTATACCAAAAGAAAGGATGGCCCCTGAGAGAGCGCCATTGGAGAGGGAAACTGAGAAACTGCTGccagaaagacagacagatgtGACAGGAGAGGAAGAATTAACCAGGGGGATACAGGACAGAGAACAAAAACAGTTGTTAGCTAGAGACAGTCAGAGACAAGAATCTGGCAAAAAGGAGGAAAGTGCAAGTCCTAAAAGAGATAGGGAGAGTTTGAAGGTAGAAATTGAGATATCTGAGGAAATACAGGAGAAAGAAGTAGAGAAGCAGACCCTTCCAAGCAAAACAATtgagagagaagtagagagacCAGTAGCAGACAGAGAGTGTGAGCCAGCTGAGTTAGAAGGGAAGGTGCCCAAAGTGATCCTGGAGAGAGGCACACAGAGAAGGGAGCCAGAGGGAAGGAGCCAGGACCAGAAACGGCAGGCCTCCAGCCCAACActggagcctggggtgggggcaagggAGTTTCCAGAATCTGTCTCAGCCCCCATACCTTCTGGGAGCCAGTCAGGTGGAAGGGGATCCCCAGTGAGCCCCAGGAGGCATCAGAAAG GCCTGAATTGTAAGATGCCACCTGCTGAGAAGGCTTCCAGGATCAGAGCTGCTAAGAAAGCTTCCAGG GGTGATCAGGAATCTCCAGATGCTTGTCTACCTCCTACAGTGCCTGAAACGTCAGCCCCACCCCTGAAGCCCCTTAACTCTCAGAGCCAGAAACGTCTTGCACCTCAgccccttctttctccctttccaccTTCTGTCGAGCTAACCATTCCTAAGACCAGGCAAAATGGTAATCAGGAAGCTCCAGAGACTCCCTTGTCCTCAGAGCTGGAGCCTTTTCATCCAAAGCCTAAAATCATAACTCGGAAGTCCTCCAGGATAACACCCTTTCCAGCTACCTCTGCTGCCCTTGAGCCCCACCCTTCCACCTCCACAGCCCAGCCAGACACTCCCAAACCCACATCTCAGGCCACTAGGGGCCAGACAAATAGGTCCTCTGGCAAGACCCCTGAAACAGTTGTCCCCACAGCCCCTGAGCTCCAGCCTTCCACTTCCACAGATCAGCCTGTCACACCTGAGCCCATATTTCAGGCTACTAggggaagaaaaaatagattCTCTGTCAAGAACCCTGAAACAATTGTCCCCACAGCCCCTGAGCCCCACCCTTCCACCTCCACAGACCAGCCTGTCACTCCCAAGCCCACATCTCAGGCCACTAGGGGCAAGACAAATAGGTCCTCTGGCAAGACCCCTGAAACAGTTGTCCCCACAGCTCCTGAGCTCCAGCCTTCCACTTCCACAGATCAGCCTGTCACCCCTGAGCCTACATCTTGGGCCACTAGGGGCAGGACAAATAGGTCCTCTGTCAAGACCCCTGAATCAACTGTCCCTGTAGCCCCTGAGCTCCCACCTTCTACCTCCACAGACCAGCCTGTCACCCCTGAGCCTACATCTCGGGCCACTAGGGGCAGGACAAATAGATCCTCTGTCAAGACCCCTGAATCAACTGTCCCTGTAGCCCCTGAGCTTCAACCTTCCATCTCCACAGACCAGCTTGTCACCCCTGAGCCTACATCTCAGGCtactagaggaagaaaaaatagatcCTCTGTCAAGAACCCTGAACGAGTTGTCCCCACAGCCCCAGAGCTCCAGGCTTCCACCTCCACAGACCATCCTGTCACTCCTGAGCCCACATCTCCGGCTACTAGGGGAAGAAAAAATAGGTCCTCTGTCAAGACCCCTGAAACAGTTCTCCCCATAGCCTCTGAGCTCCAGGCCTCTGTGTCCACAGACCAGCCTATCACCCCTGAGCCCACATCTCAGGCCACTAGGGTAAGAAAAAATAGGTCCTCTGTCAAGACCCCTGAAACAGTTGTCCCCATAGCCTCTGAGCTCCAGGCCTCTGTGTCCACAGACCAGCCTATCACCCCTGAGCCCACATCTCAGGCCACTAGGGTAAGAAAAAATAGGTCCTCTGTCAAGACCCCTGAAACAGTTGTCCCCATAGCCTCTGAGCTCCAGGCCTCTGTGTCCACAGACCAGCCTATCACCCCTGAGCCCACATCTCAGGCCACTAGGGGAAGAAAAAATAGGTCCTCTGTCAAGACCCCTGGAACAGTTGTCCCCATAGCCTCTGAGCTCCAGGCCTCCGCGTCCACAGACCAACCTGTCACCCCTGAGCCCACATCTCAGGCCACTAGGGGAAGAAGAAATAGGTCCTCTGTCAAGACCCCTGAAACAGTTGTCCCCATAGCCTCTGAGCTCCAGGCTTCTGCCTCCACAGACCAGCCTGTCACCCCTGAGCCCCCATCTCGAACCAGTAGGGGCAGAACAAACAGGTCCTCTGTCAAGACCCCTGAATCAGTTGTACCCACAGCCCCTGAGCTCCAGCCTTCCACCTCCACAGACCAGCCTGTCACCCCTGAGCCCACATCTCAGACCACTAGGGGCAGGACAAATAGGTCCTCTGTTAAAACCCTTAAATCTGTACCCACAGCCCCTGAGCTCCAGGTTTCCACCTCCACAGATCAGCCTGTCACCCCTGAGCCTGCATCTCGGACCACTAGGGGCAGGACAAATAGGTCCTCTGTCAAGACCCCTGAATCAGCTGTCCCTATAGCCCCTGAGCTCCAGCCTTCCACCTCCACAGACCAGCCTGTCACCCCTGAGCCCACATCTAGGGCCACTAGGGGCAGGACGAATAGGTCCTCTGTCAGGACCCCTGAACCAGTTATCCCCACAGCCCCTGAGCCCCTTCCTACAACCTCTATAGACCAGCCTGTCACCCCTAAGCCCACATCTAGAGCCACTAGAGGAAGGGTAAATAGGTCCTCTGTCAAGACTTCCAAACCAGTTGAACCAGTAGCCTCTAATCTTGAGCCTCTTATCCCCACAGACCAGCCTGTCACCCCTGAGGCCATAGCTCAGGGTGGTCAGAGTAAAACACTGAGGTCTTCCATAGTAAGTGCTGTGTCAGTTCCTACCACCCCTGAATTCCGGTCCCCTGTTACCACAGACCAGCCTATTTCCCCTGAGCCTATTCCTCAAGCCAGTTGCAGCAAGAGGCAGAGAGTCATTGGGAATCCTGGCTCCCTCAAAGCTCCCATTGACCGTAAGCCTTGCTCTGCACCCCTGGAACCTAAATCCTGGGCTTCAAGGAACCAAAGATGGGGAGCAGTTAGAGAAACTGAATCCCTTACAGCCATTACTGAGCCTGCCTCTCCCCAGCTTCTTGAGACACTAACTCATGCCTCCCAGatccaaaaggtggaagcaagaGGTAGATCTAGGTTTACCCCAGAGCCCCAGCCTAAGGCCTCTCAAAGCCGCAAGAGGCCTTTTGCTACCATGGATTcacagccacttcaaaaacagcCCCAAAGAGAAGAAGTCTCCCAGAAGACAGTGTTTCTCAAGGAAGAGTTAGAAGACACTACAAAGTGGCCAGGGAAAGAAGAG GATGTCATGACTCCAaaaccaggcaagagaaagagagaccaggCAGAGGAGGAGCCCAACAGAATACAGAGCCGCAGCCTCCGACGGACCAAACTTACCCAGGAATCAACAGCCCCCAAA GTGCTCTTCACAGGCGTGGTGGATGCCCAGGGAGAGCGGGCCGTGCTGGCACTGGGGGGAAGTCTGGCTGGTTCAGCGGCAGAGGCTTCCCACCTGGTCACTGATCGTATCCGCCGGACAGTCAAGTTCCTGTGTGCCCTGGGGCGAGGAATCCCCATTCTCTCCCTGGACTGGCTGCATCAG TCCCGCAAGGCTGGTTGCTTCTTACCCCCGGATGAATATGTGGTGACTGACCCTGAGCAAGAGAAGAACTTTGGCTTTAGCCTTCAAGATGCCCTGAGCCGGGCGCGGGAGCGAAGGCTGCTGGAG gGCTATGAGATCCATGTGACCCCTGGAGTCCAGCCACCACCACCTCAGATGGGAGAGATCATCAGCTGCTGTGGAGGCACTGTCCTACCCAGCATGCCTCGGTCCTATAAG CCTCAGAGAGTTGTGATCACATGCCCCCAGGACTTCCCTCGATGCTCTGTTCCACGACGGGTTGGGCTGCCCCTCCTCTCTCCTGAGTTCCTGCTGACTGGAGTGCTGAAGCAGGAAGCCAAGCCAGAGGCCTTTGTCCTTTCCCCTTTGGAGATGTCATCCACCTGA